The genomic DNA GGGTGTTGGCGGAATAACCTGCCGACGACCCGCTATTTGCTGGCCGACTTGACCGCCGATGCCGGTTATGATCCTAGCCGCAAGGCATCTTTATGGTAGAATCCCAGGCGTGAACCATTGTCTGCGAGTTCATTCATGGCCGCTATTGGCGGCCGTCGGGGCGAAACTCTACCCACGATCGACGATGCTCGCAGCATCCCATCTCTTTTTGTTTGAATCTGTGCTTAATCGGTTTTGATTGATGAACGAAACTAACGCTGAAAACCTGGAAAACGTTGTTCCACCGCAATCCCCCACCGCCGACGCACAGCCACCTGGCGAGCCCGAGCCACAACAATCCGCTCCGGTAGCCGCCGACGACGCGACGTTGTCCGATGCCACCGCCGCGTTATCCGCCGCATCGGATGCCAAGCCGTCGAAGCCAACCAGCGGTCCGCTGTCGGGACGCCCAAGCGGCCCCTTGGCTCGACGTCAGCCAGCCAATCAACCGAATTCTCCGCCACCATCGGCGGGCCGGCCCGGTTCACCCGCTCCCGTTCCCCAGCGTCCAACGGCTAAAAAAGAAGCGGCGCCAGCGGCGGAAGCTGCAGCTCCGGCAGCGGTGAGCGATTCGGCAAAGTCCGAAAAGCCGAAGCACGATGGAAAAGGAAAAGGCAAGGAAAAGTATCCGCCACGCGGCAAGCAGATCGCGCCGCCGCCGAAGCCGCGGATCAGCGTGCCGAGCAAACGGGCTCCGCTGTCGGACGATCTCGAGGAGATGCTCGCTCGCGAACTCGATGGTTCCGGGCTCGAAGAGATCCTCGGCGGCCAGGCTGGAATGCCGATGCGCGAAGCGCTGAGCGAAGGCCAACGCGTGCAAGGGCGTGTCATTAAGAAAAGCGTCGATGCTGTCTTCGTTTCGTTGGGTGGCCCCGACGAAGGAGCTGTCGCGTTTGAACAATTCAAAGAAGAGCCCGAGATCGGTGCGACGATCGAAGTCATCGTCCGCGGCTTTAATAATGACGACGGCATGTACATGCTGGCCCTTCCCGGCCAAGCGTTGGACGCGAGCGATTGGGACGAATTGGAAGAAGGGGACGTTGTCGAAGCCTATGTCGAAGCTGTCTGCAACGGCGGCGTCGAAGTGAAGGTCGGTTCGATCCGCGGCTTCATCCCGATCAGCCAGTTGTCGGAGTTCCGCATCGAAGACGCTGCCGAAT from Rosistilla oblonga includes the following:
- a CDS encoding 30S ribosomal protein S1 yields the protein MNETNAENLENVVPPQSPTADAQPPGEPEPQQSAPVAADDATLSDATAALSAASDAKPSKPTSGPLSGRPSGPLARRQPANQPNSPPPSAGRPGSPAPVPQRPTAKKEAAPAAEAAAPAAVSDSAKSEKPKHDGKGKGKEKYPPRGKQIAPPPKPRISVPSKRAPLSDDLEEMLARELDGSGLEEILGGQAGMPMREALSEGQRVQGRVIKKSVDAVFVSLGGPDEGAVAFEQFKEEPEIGATIEVIVRGFNNDDGMYMLALPGQALDASDWDELEEGDVVEAYVEAVCNGGVEVKVGSIRGFIPISQLSEFRIEDAAEFVDKKLLCVVNECNARRKNLVLSHRAILEREREERRVEQMAKIAVGDVLEGTVRNVLDFGAFVDLGGVEGLIHISKLSWDRIKHPSEVIEAGQKVKVRIDKIDENTGKIGLSYRDLIEQPWDDIDSKFPIGSTATGTVTRTADFGAFVRLGTGIEGLIHISELAHHRVFKVDNIVKVGDEIEVKILSVDEESQRIGLSLKATQVKPQTEEEKAKEAAEEVDEPAPEPYIKKRHVGPLKGGKDADAGGAKFGLKW